TCAGGGGTGCTCCGGCGAAAGGAGCGGCGGCTGTTACAGAGTCGCCCGGTGACCGTTACACGACCGGCCGGGCACCGTGAGGTCGGGTTCCTAACGTCTGCCGTACCAACTACCGGCCACCGGGCCGGGAGTGGTGAGCATTCGGGAGGAACTCTCATGGCAGGTACCACGACCGTCCGGCGCGCGGTGCGCCTCGCGCTGGTCTCCGCAGGCGTCGTCGGCGCGCTGGCCCTCTCCGGTTCGGCCGCCTTCGCCGACGGTACGCCGAGTGTGGCCCCCTCTGCCGTGGCCTCGGGCCCGGCGGTCTCGGCTCCGGCCGGCAGCGGTGTCAAGCCTTCGGTCGCGCCGACCACGCCCGCCAAGGGGGACGCGCAGGTGAAGGTCACGCCCAAGGGCGGGGCGCAGACCGGCGAGGCCGACAGCGGCAGCTCCACCGGCACCCTGGTCATCGGCTCGGGCCTGGCCGCCGTGGGCGCGGCCGGGATCGGCTTCGCCATCGTGCGTCGCCGTGCCGGCGCACAGGGCTAGCCGCCGCCGAGGCCGTCGGCGCCCCTCGTGGGCGCCGGCGGCCACGGCCGGCGCCCTCGCCCTCACCAGCGGGATCGTGCTGCTCGGCGGCTCCGCCGAACCGCCGCCGGTGCGGATCAACACCGTTCTGTCGACCCCGGCCGACCTCCCGCCGGCCACCGCCCCGCCGAGCACCGCCCCCGGCCGGGCGGCCACCGGGCCGGTCGCACCGCCGGTCCGGCTGACGATCCCGCGGATGGGCGTGGACGCACCCGTCGAACCGAGCGGGCTGAACGCCGACGGCACGGTGGAGGTCCCACCGATGGACCGCCCCGGCCAGGTCGGCTGGTACCGCAACGGCCCGGCCCCGGGCCAGACCGGCCCGGCCGTACTGCTCGGCCACCTGGACACCCGCAAGGGCCCGGCGGTCTTCAACCGCGTCCGCGAACTCAGGCCGGGCGACCGGATCGACATCCGCCGCCAGGACGGCAGCGGCGTCTCGTACCGGGTGCGCGAGCTGCGGCAGTTCCCCAAGAGCGGCTTCCCCACCGAGCTGGTGTACGGCGACACCGACACCCCGCAGCTGCGGCTGATCACCTGCGGCGGCTCGCTGTCCGGCAACGGGCACTACACCGACAACATCATCGTCCTCGCCGACCTGATCCCTTAGCGGGGCCAACAGGCTGCTGACGGACCGTCGGGCCGGGCCGGTCCGGCGGTCAGGCAGACTGGACCACCGACCCGAGGCTTCCGAAAGGCGCATCCGACGTGACGAGATGGCTCAGCCGCACCGTCCTGACCTGGGGCGTCGTCGTGCTCGCGGCGGTCGCGGCCGTCTCCGGCTGCGGCGCCGCCGGGCAGCTGCACGACGCCGGCCCGGCCCGTCCGATCGCCGCCCGTCCGATCGCCCAGCCGCTCTGGGCCGCCGAGACATCCGCCGCGGCGGCTTCCGAGGCGACCGTCCCGGCGCCGGCCCCGCTGCCAGGCATCACCGTGTCGGGCGACGACATCCGCACCGTCGAGGTCCGGAGCGTCCTGGAGAAGGACCCGGCCCTGCGGGCCGAGGAGCAGAAGGCGCTGACCGGGTGTCAGGGGTGCACGGTGCGGCCCCCGGAGTACCGGGACGTCAGCGGGGACGGCCGGGTGGAGCTGATCACCGCCGTGCTGACCGGCTCGGAGACCGGCTACCTGCACGTCTACACCCTGCGGGACGGCCGGCTGTACGCGGCGCTCGCCCAGCGGGTGGTGTCCGGCTTCACGGCCGAGACCGTGGGCCAGGACCTGGTCGTGCGCGAGCCCAACGGCTCGCAGGTGCGGACCGCCACCACCTACCAGTGGACGGACCTCCGGCTGGCGCCGCTCACCGGTCCTGCGGCGGACGCCACCCTCTGCGAGCCGACGCCGGCGCCAGCGCCCACGGCCGTCCCGAGCGTCGATCCGAAGGCGGGCCGTCCGAAGACCGGCAGCCCCGGGCCGCAGGTCTCGATCGCCCCGTCCCTCCCACCGGGCAAGAGCTCCGGACCCGTACCGGTGAAGCCGAGCTGATGAGCGGCCCCGTGAGCAACCTCGTGAGCAGGTCAGTGAGCAACCAGGTGAGCAACCCCGTGAGTACCGTCGTACCCGCCACCCCGCGCATCCTGCTGGTCGAGGACGACGAGGTGATCCGCGAGGCCACCCGGATGGCGCTGGAGCGCTACGGGTTCCCGGTCGACACCGCCGCCGACGG
This genomic interval from Kitasatospora gansuensis contains the following:
- a CDS encoding class F sortase — encoded protein: MPAHRASRRRGRRRPSWAPAATAGALALTSGIVLLGGSAEPPPVRINTVLSTPADLPPATAPPSTAPGRAATGPVAPPVRLTIPRMGVDAPVEPSGLNADGTVEVPPMDRPGQVGWYRNGPAPGQTGPAVLLGHLDTRKGPAVFNRVRELRPGDRIDIRRQDGSGVSYRVRELRQFPKSGFPTELVYGDTDTPQLRLITCGGSLSGNGHYTDNIIVLADLIP